A single window of Leeuwenhoekiella sp. MAR_2009_132 DNA harbors:
- a CDS encoding RidA family protein, translating to MEKRIINPWKWQNERSYAQAVEVTKPEGTLYISGQTAIDDNGKSSTSNMKAQLIHSIENLERVIKEAGYACENIVRLNIYTTSSEELFTCFDVFQNWITEHNIKQASTVLEVKSLFETLKVELEVTVVK from the coding sequence ATGGAAAAACGAATCATCAATCCGTGGAAATGGCAAAACGAAAGAAGTTATGCACAAGCCGTCGAAGTTACAAAGCCAGAAGGTACACTCTATATTTCTGGGCAAACAGCAATAGATGATAATGGCAAATCAAGCACTTCTAACATGAAAGCTCAATTAATTCACTCCATAGAAAATTTAGAAAGAGTTATAAAGGAAGCGGGATATGCGTGTGAAAACATTGTAAGATTAAATATTTATACAACTTCATCTGAAGAGCTATTCACGTGTTTTGATGTTTTCCAAAATTGGATAACTGAACATAACATTAAACAGGCAAGTACTGTATTAGAAGTAAAAAGTCTTTTTGAGACATTAAAAGTAGAATTAGAAGTTACGGTTGTAAAATAG
- a CDS encoding Crp/Fnr family transcriptional regulator → MKEKLRAHIENIILLRDDEFAHILSHFSFETFKKNDFLIHEGDQVKFCYLIVTGLLKLVYDDKNGKQHIVSFAMEDWWESDFSAYFSQTNAKMSLQCIEDTTVFSLSFANYQKLAAESPKMKQFFLEKSNSGHIASQNRILSFLTSSAKERYEQLLNQYPLLFQRVPKTLLASYLGVSRETLSRLSS, encoded by the coding sequence ATGAAAGAAAAATTAAGAGCACATATTGAAAATATAATACTGCTTAGAGATGATGAGTTCGCACATATTCTATCACATTTCTCATTTGAAACATTTAAAAAAAATGATTTTCTTATTCACGAAGGAGATCAGGTAAAGTTTTGTTATTTAATTGTTACCGGGCTTTTGAAATTAGTTTACGATGACAAAAATGGAAAACAACATATTGTTTCCTTTGCGATGGAAGACTGGTGGGAAAGTGATTTCTCAGCTTATTTCTCGCAAACTAATGCTAAAATGTCCTTACAGTGCATAGAAGACACTACCGTATTTTCATTGAGCTTTGCTAATTATCAAAAATTAGCAGCAGAATCACCCAAAATGAAACAGTTCTTTCTTGAAAAATCTAATTCAGGACATATAGCTTCACAAAATAGAATTTTATCTTTTTTAACATCAAGTGCTAAAGAACGCTATGAACAACTTCTCAACCAATATCCTTTATTATTTCAGCGAGTTCCTAAAACTCTTTTAGCTTCATATTTAGGAGTTTCGCGTGAGACACTTAGCCGACTTTCTTCTTAA
- a CDS encoding helix-turn-helix domain-containing protein translates to MSKHIVHIHSINEYHKINNLASPQHPLVSVINFEDIKHKTGTSIHVTHGFYCIALKRLYEGKMRYGQQEYDFDEGVLAFVAPNQVMAIEVENNELNHSGWLLLFHPDFLWNTALANKIKNYDFFDYQLNEALHLSEKEEKMLIRIMEDIYQEYNSNIDNFSQDVIISHLELLLTYTKRFYQRQFITRKKANHTILDQFEFILNDLLRDEMLKRNGLPTVERIANRLNVSPNYLTRLLKTITGKSTQSFIHEKIIKLAKEKLSTTGLSVNEIAYKLGFEHPQSFGKLFKQKTAMTPLEFRKSFN, encoded by the coding sequence ATGTCAAAACACATTGTTCATATTCATAGTATTAACGAGTACCATAAAATTAATAATCTCGCAAGCCCACAACATCCCCTAGTGAGCGTCATTAATTTTGAGGATATCAAACATAAAACTGGTACTTCTATACATGTAACGCACGGCTTTTATTGCATCGCATTAAAACGCTTATACGAAGGAAAAATGAGATATGGCCAGCAAGAGTATGATTTTGATGAAGGTGTTCTAGCATTTGTAGCACCCAATCAAGTAATGGCTATTGAAGTTGAAAACAACGAACTGAATCATTCTGGATGGTTACTTCTCTTTCATCCAGATTTTTTATGGAATACAGCTTTGGCTAACAAAATTAAAAACTATGACTTTTTTGACTACCAGTTGAACGAGGCATTGCATCTTTCTGAAAAAGAAGAAAAAATGCTTATTCGGATTATGGAAGATATTTATCAAGAGTATAACTCAAATATTGATAATTTTAGTCAAGATGTAATTATTTCACATTTAGAGCTTTTATTAACATATACAAAACGGTTTTATCAACGTCAATTTATTACACGCAAAAAGGCTAACCACACAATTTTAGATCAATTTGAATTTATTTTAAATGATTTGCTTAGAGATGAAATGTTGAAACGTAATGGCTTACCTACAGTTGAAAGAATAGCTAATAGACTCAATGTGTCTCCCAATTATTTGACAAGACTTTTAAAAACAATCACTGGAAAAAGCACACAATCGTTTATACACGAAAAAATAATAAAACTGGCAAAGGAAAAACTATCAACTACCGGACTTTCCGTTAATGAAATAGCTTACAAATTAGGTTTTGAACATCCACAATCATTTGGCAAATTATTCAAGCAAAAAACAGCAATGACGCCCTTAGAATTTAGAAAAAGCTTCAATTGA
- a CDS encoding NAD(P)H-binding protein, which yields MKITLTSSLGNIGKTLAENLIKKGHEVTIISHSVERKAEIENINCKPQIGSLQDLDFLIAAFSGADAVFLMNPPDYTQPDIREYYRQTSTNFAKAIETTGVYRVVLLSSFGGHLNYGTGPILGSHFSEEIIKQLPKISLTILRPTYFYYNLNNYIDMIKYTGQILANYGTTKFPLVSPKDIAEVATYELENNQSSLFRYIASSEHTGQEIATALGQAMGKPDLKWTIVSDEDIKKGMEQNGIPTHIASLFTEMYHSLKNGRLTENYENNKPSEMGRESLLDFANEFATLYNK from the coding sequence ATGAAAATAACACTTACAAGTTCATTAGGAAACATCGGGAAAACACTTGCTGAAAACCTTATTAAAAAAGGTCACGAAGTAACAATTATAAGTCACTCAGTAGAACGAAAGGCGGAAATTGAAAACATCAACTGTAAACCCCAAATTGGCTCTTTACAGGATTTAGATTTTTTAATTGCTGCTTTTTCTGGTGCAGATGCTGTTTTCTTAATGAATCCACCGGATTACACACAACCTGATATCAGAGAATATTACAGACAAACAAGTACAAATTTTGCAAAAGCAATTGAAACAACAGGAGTTTACCGAGTTGTACTTTTAAGTAGTTTTGGAGGGCACCTCAATTATGGAACAGGACCAATATTGGGTTCGCATTTTTCAGAAGAAATCATCAAACAACTACCGAAAATAAGTCTGACCATATTAAGACCAACCTACTTTTACTACAATCTCAATAATTACATTGATATGATAAAATATACCGGTCAAATTTTAGCCAATTACGGTACAACTAAATTTCCACTTGTTTCGCCAAAAGACATAGCAGAGGTAGCAACTTATGAATTAGAAAACAATCAAAGTAGTTTGTTTAGATATATTGCAAGTTCAGAACATACCGGACAGGAAATTGCAACGGCATTGGGTCAAGCAATGGGTAAACCAGATTTGAAGTGGACAATAGTATCAGACGAAGACATAAAAAAAGGAATGGAACAAAATGGAATACCTACCCACATAGCCAGTCTATTTACTGAAATGTATCACAGTTTAAAGAATGGTAGGCTGACTGAAAATTATGAAAACAATAAACCCTCAGAGATGGGTCGTGAGAGTCTTTTAGACTTCGCAAATGAATTTGCTACATTGTACAATAAATAG
- a CDS encoding integrase core domain-containing protein codes for MALTQRNYPHQKLIHHSDCGLQYCNPTYTSFAELNQINISMTQQYDSYENAVAERINGILKQVFGLGKTIVNLKLAQKMVKKAVKIYNSKRMHYSLEFKTPNLTHSNQNHNYRQYRKIPILVTQ; via the coding sequence ATGGCATTAACACAACGCAACTACCCACATCAAAAGCTCATTCACCATTCAGACTGCGGGTTGCAATACTGTAATCCTACTTATACCTCTTTTGCTGAATTAAACCAGATTAACATAAGTATGACTCAGCAATACGACTCATATGAGAATGCCGTAGCCGAACGAATAAACGGAATATTAAAACAGGTATTTGGATTGGGTAAAACAATTGTGAATCTTAAACTAGCTCAGAAAATGGTTAAAAAAGCAGTTAAAATATACAACTCCAAACGAATGCACTACAGCCTGGAATTTAAAACTCCAAACCTCACTCACTCAAATCAAAATCATAATTACAGACAATACAGAAAAATACCGATATTAGTAACTCAATAA
- a CDS encoding type II toxin-antitoxin system PemK/MazF family toxin: MDLKQYSIVLVNLDPTTGSEIKKTRPCVIVSPNEMNRYLNTIVLAPMTTSLKQYPTRVSVKHNGKKGMIVIDQIRTVDKTRIIRVFESLTKSEIEKCKEVIKETFVD; this comes from the coding sequence ATGGATTTAAAACAATATTCAATTGTTCTTGTAAACCTTGACCCAACAACTGGAAGTGAAATTAAAAAGACAAGACCTTGTGTTATCGTTTCGCCAAATGAAATGAATAGATATTTGAATACAATCGTACTTGCGCCAATGACAACTAGCTTGAAACAATATCCGACTAGAGTTTCAGTAAAACACAACGGAAAAAAGGGAATGATTGTAATCGACCAAATTCGCACAGTTGATAAAACCAGAATAATTCGAGTTTTTGAAAGTCTAACAAAATCGGAAATTGAAAAATGCAAAGAAGTAATAAAAGAAACCTTTGTGGACTGA
- a CDS encoding AbrB/MazE/SpoVT family DNA-binding domain-containing protein: protein METSIIKIGNSKGLRLSKTILEKYNIKDKVELILEKGQIILKPVASPRKNWEKEFKKMNENGDDKLLMNDVFDDENLEEWI, encoded by the coding sequence ATGGAAACATCAATAATAAAAATCGGAAATTCAAAAGGGCTTCGTTTGAGCAAGACCATTTTGGAAAAGTATAACATCAAGGACAAAGTTGAACTTATTCTAGAAAAAGGACAAATTATTCTTAAACCAGTTGCTTCACCAAGAAAAAATTGGGAAAAAGAATTTAAAAAAATGAATGAAAACGGAGACGACAAGTTACTTATGAACGATGTGTTTGATGATGAAAACCTCGAAGAATGGATTTAA